The sequence CTCGGCGAGATTGTCCAACTCGAGTTGGAGGTGGACGCAGTCGGGATCCTCCGTGTCGGCGGTCGCGTTCACGACGGCGACCGATTCCCACTCGAACGCCGCCCCCTTCGCGACGGCCTCGACGTAGTCTAAGGTCGTGTACGCGTTAACCGTCATCAGTCGATCTGACATACGAGAACGCTCACGACGAACCCACTTAGGGGCCGCGAGGGCGCGCTCGCGAACCGATCGGGAGGAACTCTTGTACAGCGACGACTGCCGACCGAAACGCGTCGACATCGATTACAGCCATCGATCGGGACTCGAGACAGCAGACTGTGTTCCAACAGATCCGAACCGCGCGTCGGATCGACGGATCCGATCGATATCGTCCCGCACTCGACTAATCCCTGCTGCCCGTTCACACTGCACAATAATCCCCGATTCGGTGCCTCGTCTACCGGATTATTTTGCCTCCGATGTGCGACTCGGCAGCCGGTAGCCGTCACTCCCTCCAGAGAGGGGCTTCGCCTTCCCATACGGCCTGCGACATCCACCGTCAGTCTCTGCAGACCGTCATCACCCGTGGATTCTCGATGCGGCGCGGCCGTTTCTCATCGGTCGACTCTCGACAACCGGCGGGAAAACGAGTCTTCACGAGACCCACTCCATCGCCCGTACCGACCCCAAACCGTCTCGATACCCGCTTTCAGCCCGCTCTCGCTCGAGTCGTCGACAGCCGGATCGGACTCGTTCTCTCGAACTGGACGCTCGGCCGCTCTAACTGGTTTCTTTCTCGAGCGTTCGCTCTCACGGCGCCGATCCGTGACGCGCGTTTCGAACGAAATCACCCGCCAGCATCACGAATCGAAGCGGTGGGGCGTCGGAGATAGCGGCATAACTGACCTGTAAGACCGAGCACGGGTATCGCTTGCAGCCGAGGTGGTACTTATGCCCGCTGCGTTCGAAAAGGGATCCATGACTGACGCGGCCGAATGCAAACCGGAGACAATTGAACCCGAGCAGGACGACGAAGAGCGCGACGATGCCCACCTCGACGACATCGAGGAAGGGGCCGGCTGCACGGAAATCTGGGAGCATCTCGCCGAAAAACGCGACGAGTGAGAGATTCGCCACGGCAGCGGCTTTTTTAGCGTTCAAGTCCTTATCGGGAGCCATGACCGACAATCGGCCCGGTGACCGCTCACATCGCCGTCGTGCGGATGGTCGTTCGATCCCGACGGACCGCGAATCGCCCGTCGGTGCACCAGTTATCCGGGGCGACGAATCGGTCGCCGGCACGCGCGCCCGCGAGGCCGTTCAGTTCGATCCCGACGATCCCGAGAGCCTTGCCGACGCCGCCGAAACCGTCCGCGAGTTCGCCAGCGGCTCGACGAACGACGACCACCTCTACATGCTGCGTGGCGCCGCCGCCTGCGCCGCGCTCGTCCGCGGCGAAGGCTCCTACAAGGCCGCAGCCGAACGCGCCGGCGGCGACGCGACGGTCTCGTTTATTCGCAAGTGGGCTCGCGTCCACGACCTCCCGCGGTCGGTCCGCAAACAGGTCGCGCTCGGCCGCATCGCACCTACCGCCGCCAAACACATCGCTCGCGTCGGCGGCGAAGCGCGACTCCTTCTCGC comes from Haloterrigena salifodinae and encodes:
- a CDS encoding DUF6360 family protein; translation: MSDRLMTVNAYTTLDYVEAVAKGAAFEWESVAVVNATADTEDPDCVHLQLELDNLAEEYLPKHMEDLELTPDQARALAADLEKHADRIDDAQADE
- a CDS encoding DUF7119 family protein, which encodes MTDNRPGDRSHRRRADGRSIPTDRESPVGAPVIRGDESVAGTRAREAVQFDPDDPESLADAAETVREFASGSTNDDHLYMLRGAAACAALVRGEGSYKAAAERAGGDATVSFIRKWARVHDLPRSVRKQVALGRIAPTAAKHIARVGGEARLLLAWATLDGDLTVREVRSVASTINDGTPIEQALADHGVTLGQLELTLSPSTYRDLRRRASVDGVLPGEIVTEALEEYFD